The following proteins are encoded in a genomic region of Streptococcus gwangjuense:
- the spxR gene encoding CBS-HotDog domain-containing transcription factor SpxR, which yields MSKHQEILSYLEELPVGKRVSVRSISNHLGVSDGTAYRAIKEAENRGIVETRPRSGTIRVKSQKVAIERLTFAEIAEVTSSEVLAGQEGLEREFSKFSIGAMTEQNILSYLHDGGLLIVGDRTRIQLLALENENAVLVTGGFQVHDDVLKLANQKGIPVLRSKNDTFTIATMINKALSNVQIKTDILTVEKLYRPSHEYGFLRETDTVKDYLDLVRKNRSSRFPVINQHQVVVGVVTMRDAGDKSPSTTIDKVMSRSLFLVGLSTNIANVSQRMIAEDFEMVPVVRNNQTLLGVVTRRDVMEKMSRSQVSALPTFSEQIGQKLSYHHDEVVITVEPFMLEKNGVLANGVLAEILTHMTQDLVVNSGRNLIIEQMLIYFLQAVQIDDILRIQARIIHHTRRSAIIDYDIYHGHQIVSKANVTVKIN from the coding sequence ATGAGTAAACACCAAGAAATTCTAAGTTATTTGGAAGAATTACCTGTTGGTAAAAGAGTCAGTGTTCGAAGCATTTCCAACCATCTAGGAGTCAGTGATGGAACGGCTTATCGGGCTATTAAAGAAGCTGAAAACCGTGGAATTGTAGAGACTCGCCCAAGAAGTGGTACTATTCGTGTTAAATCTCAGAAAGTTGCTATAGAGAGATTAACTTTTGCTGAAATTGCGGAAGTGACTTCTTCTGAGGTTCTGGCTGGTCAAGAAGGTTTAGAGAGAGAATTTAGTAAGTTCTCAATCGGTGCCATGACTGAGCAAAATATTTTGTCTTACCTTCATGATGGGGGACTTTTGATTGTCGGAGACCGTACCCGTATCCAATTACTAGCGCTGGAAAATGAAAATGCAGTTCTGGTTACAGGTGGATTTCAGGTTCATGATGATGTGCTTAAACTGGCCAATCAAAAAGGGATTCCTGTTCTGAGAAGCAAGAATGACACTTTTACCATTGCGACTATGATCAATAAAGCCCTGTCAAATGTACAAATCAAGACTGATATTCTGACAGTTGAGAAACTTTATCGCCCAAGTCATGAGTATGGTTTTCTGAGAGAAACCGACACAGTCAAAGATTATTTGGACTTGGTTCGTAAGAATCGTAGCAGTCGTTTTCCAGTTATCAATCAACATCAGGTTGTTGTTGGTGTTGTAACCATGAGAGACGCTGGTGATAAGTCACCAAGTACGACAATTGATAAGGTCATGTCTCGTAGTCTATTTTTGGTTGGATTATCGACAAATATTGCCAATGTGAGTCAACGGATGATTGCTGAAGACTTTGAAATGGTACCAGTTGTTCGGAATAATCAAACCTTGCTTGGAGTTGTGACACGACGAGATGTCATGGAGAAGATGAGTCGTTCCCAAGTTTCTGCTCTACCTACTTTTTCTGAGCAGATTGGTCAAAAACTTTCTTATCACCATGATGAAGTAGTGATTACAGTGGAACCCTTTATGCTAGAGAAGAACGGTGTTTTGGCTAATGGTGTATTGGCAGAAATTCTAACCCACATGACTCAAGATTTAGTTGTGAATAGTGGTCGAAATCTTATTATTGAGCAGATGCTAATCTACTTTTTGCAGGCTGTTCAGATAGATGATATACTGCGCATTCAAGCACGCATTATCCACCATACTAGACGGTCAGCTATTATTGATTACGATATTTATCATGGTCATCAGATTGTTTCAAAAGCAAATGTAACCGTTAAAATTAATTAG
- a CDS encoding methionyl aminopeptidase, with protein sequence MITLKSAREIEAMDKAGDFLASIHIGLRDLIKPGVDMWEVEEYVRRRCKEENFLPLQIGVDGAMMDYPYATCCSLNDEVAHAFPRHYTLKDGDLLKVDMVLGGPIAKSDLNVSKLNFNNVEQMKKYTQSYSGGLADSCWAYAVGTPTEEVKNLMDVTKEAMYKGIEQAVVGNRIGDIGAAIQEYAESRGYGVVRDLVGHGVGPTMHEEPMVPNYGIAGRGLRLREGMVLTIEPMINTGDWEIDTDMKTGWAHKTIDGGLSCQYEHQFVITKDGPVILTSQGEEGTY encoded by the coding sequence ATGATAACATTAAAATCAGCTCGTGAAATCGAAGCTATGGATAAGGCCGGTGATTTTTTAGCAAGTATCCATATTGGCTTGCGTGATTTGATTAAGCCTGGCGTAGATATGTGGGAAGTTGAAGAGTATGTCCGACGTCGTTGCAAGGAAGAAAATTTCCTTCCACTTCAGATTGGGGTTGATGGTGCCATGATGGACTATCCTTATGCTACCTGCTGCTCTCTTAATGATGAAGTGGCTCACGCTTTCCCTCGTCACTATACCTTGAAAGATGGTGATTTGCTCAAGGTTGACATGGTTTTGGGAGGCCCAATTGCTAAATCTGACCTGAATGTCTCAAAATTAAACTTCAACAATGTTGAGCAAATGAAGAAATACACTCAGAGCTATTCTGGTGGTCTTGCAGACTCATGTTGGGCTTATGCTGTTGGTACACCGACCGAAGAAGTGAAAAACTTGATGGATGTAACTAAAGAAGCTATGTACAAGGGGATTGAGCAGGCTGTTGTTGGAAATCGTATCGGTGATATCGGTGCGGCGATTCAAGAATACGCTGAAAGTCGTGGATACGGTGTAGTGCGTGATTTGGTTGGTCATGGTGTTGGCCCAACTATGCATGAAGAACCAATGGTTCCTAACTATGGTATTGCAGGTAGAGGACTCCGTCTTCGTGAAGGGATGGTCTTGACTATTGAACCAATGATCAATACAGGTGACTGGGAAATTGATACAGATATGAAGACCGGTTGGGCACATAAAACCATTGACGGTGGACTATCTTGTCAATATGAACACCAATTTGTCATTACGAAAGACGGACCTGTTATCTTGACTAGCCAAGGTGAAGAAGGAACTTATTAA
- a CDS encoding YbaB/EbfC family nucleoid-associated protein yields the protein MMNMQNMMRQAQKLQKQMEQSQAELAAMQFVGKSAQDLVQATLTGDKKVVSIDFNPAVVDPEDIETLSDMTVQAINSALEQIDETTKKKLGAFAGKLPF from the coding sequence ATGATGAACATGCAAAACATGATGCGCCAAGCACAAAAACTTCAAAAACAAATGGAACAAAGTCAAGCTGAACTTGCGGCTATGCAATTTGTCGGCAAATCTGCTCAAGACCTTGTCCAAGCGACCTTAACTGGAGATAAGAAAGTTGTCAGCATTGACTTCAATCCAGCTGTCGTTGACCCAGAAGACATTGAAACTCTTTCTGATATGACCGTTCAAGCAATCAACTCTGCTCTTGAACAAATCGATGAAACTACCAAGAAAAAACTGGGTGCTTTCGCTGGGAAATTGCCATTCTGA
- the efeO gene encoding iron uptake system protein EfeO → MKKLGFVLLSSALLLTACANNQSKPSNTSDSSKVTALSEDKQKMLDKATADYKTFVQEQIDKLLTDTEGFVKLLKEGKLEEAKKVYPLIRMSYERSEPIAESFGESDVKIDFRLADYMDENKTEEGWSGFHRIERILWEDNTTKGTESYGDQLVNDIKELKAKIATVDVDYKVMLTGAVDLLNEVATSKITGEEEVYSHTDLYDFRANIEGAEKIFQLFKPLLEKSDANLVKELEADFKSVNSLLDKHMTDKEHYKLYTDLTKEDTKELSEAVTKLGEPLSQMGKFLSGE, encoded by the coding sequence ATGAAAAAACTAGGATTTGTCCTTTTATCTTCAGCCTTGCTATTGACAGCTTGTGCTAACAACCAATCTAAGCCAAGCAATACGAGTGATTCGTCTAAGGTGACAGCCTTGTCTGAAGACAAGCAGAAAATGCTTGATAAGGCCACAGCTGACTATAAGACTTTTGTGCAAGAGCAAATCGATAAACTGTTGACAGATACGGAAGGCTTTGTCAAATTGTTGAAAGAAGGCAAATTAGAAGAGGCTAAGAAAGTTTATCCACTGATTCGTATGTCCTATGAGCGTTCAGAACCGATTGCCGAGAGTTTTGGTGAGTCAGATGTCAAGATTGACTTCCGTTTAGCAGACTATATGGACGAAAACAAGACAGAAGAAGGCTGGTCAGGCTTCCACCGTATCGAGCGTATCCTTTGGGAAGACAATACAACTAAAGGAACTGAAAGCTATGGTGATCAGTTGGTCAATGATATCAAGGAATTGAAAGCCAAGATTGCAACTGTGGATGTGGACTACAAGGTTATGTTGACTGGGGCAGTTGACTTGCTCAATGAAGTAGCGACAAGCAAGATTACAGGTGAAGAGGAAGTTTATTCTCATACAGACTTGTATGACTTCCGTGCCAATATTGAGGGAGCTGAGAAGATTTTCCAACTCTTTAAACCTTTGCTTGAAAAATCAGACGCTAACCTAGTTAAAGAATTGGAAGCAGATTTCAAATCTGTTAATAGCTTGTTGGACAAACACATGACCGACAAGGAACACTACAAGCTCTATACTGATTTGACAAAAGAAGATACCAAAGAATTGTCAGAAGCTGTGACAAAACTTGGTGAACCTCTATCGCAAATGGGTAAATTTCTTAGTGGAGAATAA
- the efeB gene encoding iron uptake transporter deferrochelatase/peroxidase subunit: MTEKDEKFFDKKMDRREFLKKAGIGGAGLALGLSGASAFFAPKLGSQEKISYGNEKIAFYGKHQAGISTPMQKNIYFVVLDLHTTDKDKIIQLFKDWTDYSAKLVEGELVKKDGKNTLLPPSDTGETVGLNPHRLTLTFGVSASFLKKMNLENKRPQVFRDLPPFPKEQLREKYTGGDIVIQACADDEQVAFHAIRNLIRKGRNAVTLRWSQSGFAAIGDRMETPRNLFGFKDGTANPSKEKDFDRVIWADSKDWMENGSYMAVRRIQMFLETWDRTSLEEQENTFGRYKESGAPFGKKNEFDEVDLSLLPDDSHVRLAKEVEKPLLRRSYSYSDGIDEKTGQFDTGLLFISFQKDPDNFVKVQTNLGATDKMNEYITHIGSGLFACFGGVEKGGYIGQKLLEG, translated from the coding sequence ATGACTGAAAAAGACGAAAAGTTTTTTGATAAGAAAATGGACCGTCGAGAATTTCTAAAAAAAGCAGGCATTGGAGGGGCTGGTTTAGCGCTAGGACTCTCTGGTGCTTCTGCTTTTTTCGCACCTAAGCTAGGAAGTCAGGAAAAAATCTCGTACGGAAATGAAAAAATTGCTTTTTATGGCAAGCATCAAGCTGGGATTAGTACGCCCATGCAAAAGAATATTTATTTTGTGGTCTTGGACTTGCATACGACGGATAAGGATAAGATTATCCAGTTGTTTAAGGATTGGACGGATTATAGTGCCAAATTGGTCGAGGGGGAATTGGTCAAAAAAGATGGGAAAAATACTCTCTTGCCTCCGAGCGATACTGGTGAAACAGTCGGGCTCAATCCTCATCGTTTAACGCTGACTTTTGGTGTGTCTGCCAGTTTCTTGAAAAAGATGAACTTGGAAAATAAGCGTCCTCAAGTGTTCAGGGATTTACCGCCTTTTCCTAAAGAGCAATTGCGTGAAAAATATACAGGTGGAGATATTGTGATTCAGGCTTGTGCCGATGATGAGCAAGTTGCCTTTCACGCTATTCGCAATCTCATCCGTAAGGGGAGAAATGCAGTGACCCTTCGTTGGAGTCAGTCTGGATTTGCAGCTATCGGAGATCGAATGGAGACACCGCGTAATCTCTTTGGTTTTAAGGATGGAACAGCAAATCCAAGCAAAGAGAAAGATTTTGACCGCGTCATCTGGGCTGATAGTAAGGACTGGATGGAAAATGGTTCTTATATGGCAGTTCGTCGGATTCAGATGTTTTTAGAGACCTGGGATCGCACCAGTCTTGAAGAACAAGAAAATACTTTTGGTCGTTACAAGGAAAGTGGTGCCCCCTTTGGTAAGAAAAATGAGTTTGATGAAGTGGATTTGAGTCTTTTGCCTGATGATTCGCATGTCCGTTTGGCCAAGGAAGTGGAGAAACCACTTTTGCGTCGTTCTTATTCTTACTCAGATGGGATTGATGAAAAAACTGGTCAGTTTGATACGGGCTTGCTTTTCATTTCTTTCCAGAAGGATCCTGATAATTTTGTTAAGGTTCAAACCAATCTAGGTGCTACAGATAAGATGAATGAATACATCACTCACATCGGTAGTGGACTCTTTGCTTGCTTTGGTGGTGTGGAGAAAGGAGGCTACATTGGTCAGAAATTATTGGAAGGCTAA
- a CDS encoding FTR1 family protein: MVRNYWKAKSWFLVLTLSLLILSPVGAQESLSSYFVKITDASKAVKNGNQSEAKKLVTEIAIDFERVEDSNSEAGKVVKEKLAQSGEITEDKLTEISAALLAFEKEQNPVDLDAEKEKLVNRLSPRFEALEQAIASKDLEKVREAFKKMNSTWTINESVVRDNSTAHYGRVETAISFLRSSIETEPTDFNSIQTSFEDLKKSIDDFVTGKEVVATSSDLTLKDGIVLLTKALEQFQAGDQVAGAASMKEFITIWPTIEGSVSTTNPSLYTRVESESPVIMVKGSEKEYQEKLEKLIADLSQIDTSARYNAFDAMLILLREGVEALLIVMALVTTLKAAKMRKGLKWVYGGAITGIMASLVIAFILQIAFPAVTSGSNREIIEGAVGIFAVAMMIVIGIWLHSKSSVKKWNTFMESQMETVTKTGSFISMFALSFLAVFREGAETILFYVGILPRISSFEFVLGISLALLVLVIIAIVMNKASQFFLPHKVFFILTWMIYALAFKMLGVSIHALQLTNMAPNHLLTGFPTIDLLGIYPSWEGLASQLLFAIIVLIVTFRQGEK, from the coding sequence TTGGTCAGAAATTATTGGAAGGCTAAAAGCTGGTTCTTGGTTTTAACTTTGTCACTTTTAATTCTTTCCCCAGTAGGTGCCCAAGAAAGTCTGAGTTCTTACTTTGTGAAAATCACAGATGCGTCTAAAGCAGTGAAAAATGGGAATCAGTCTGAGGCTAAGAAACTCGTTACGGAGATAGCAATAGACTTTGAAAGAGTAGAAGACAGCAATTCTGAGGCTGGTAAAGTCGTTAAGGAAAAGTTAGCTCAATCAGGCGAGATTACTGAAGACAAACTCACCGAAATTTCTGCAGCCCTGTTAGCCTTTGAAAAAGAACAAAATCCTGTTGACTTAGATGCGGAAAAAGAAAAATTGGTGAACCGTCTAAGTCCTCGTTTTGAAGCCTTGGAACAGGCTATTGCCTCCAAAGATTTGGAAAAGGTTCGAGAAGCCTTTAAGAAAATGAATTCTACTTGGACCATTAATGAAAGTGTGGTTCGTGACAATAGTACGGCCCATTATGGACGTGTTGAAACAGCCATATCCTTCTTGCGTAGTAGCATAGAAACTGAGCCTACTGATTTTAACTCCATCCAGACTTCCTTTGAGGACTTAAAAAAGTCTATTGATGATTTTGTAACTGGAAAAGAAGTCGTAGCAACATCTTCTGATTTGACTCTCAAAGACGGTATTGTCCTTTTGACAAAGGCTTTGGAACAATTCCAAGCTGGTGACCAAGTAGCAGGAGCAGCTAGTATGAAGGAATTCATCACTATCTGGCCAACGATTGAGGGCTCTGTTAGCACGACCAATCCTTCCCTCTATACTCGAGTGGAAAGCGAAAGCCCTGTGATTATGGTCAAGGGAAGCGAAAAGGAATACCAAGAAAAATTAGAAAAACTGATTGCAGATTTATCGCAAATTGATACCAGTGCACGTTACAATGCCTTTGATGCTATGCTCATTCTCCTAAGAGAAGGAGTAGAGGCTCTCTTAATCGTTATGGCCTTGGTAACGACCTTGAAAGCAGCTAAGATGCGAAAGGGACTCAAGTGGGTTTATGGTGGTGCTATCACCGGAATTATGGCCAGTCTGGTCATTGCTTTCATCCTGCAAATTGCTTTTCCAGCAGTGACATCAGGCTCCAATCGTGAAATCATCGAAGGAGCAGTTGGAATTTTTGCGGTAGCAATGATGATTGTGATTGGAATTTGGCTTCACAGCAAATCTTCAGTTAAAAAATGGAATACCTTTATGGAGTCACAAATGGAAACAGTGACTAAGACAGGCTCCTTTATTTCCATGTTTGCTCTCAGTTTCCTAGCTGTTTTCCGTGAGGGAGCAGAAACCATTCTCTTTTATGTTGGGATTTTACCAAGAATTTCCAGTTTTGAATTTGTCTTGGGCATTTCACTTGCCTTGCTGGTTCTTGTAATTATTGCAATCGTGATGAATAAGGCCAGTCAATTCTTCCTACCTCATAAGGTCTTCTTTATCCTTACTTGGATGATTTATGCTTTGGCATTCAAGATGCTGGGAGTTAGTATCCATGCTCTTCAGTTGACCAATATGGCACCAAATCACTTGCTGACAGGCTTTCCAACTATCGACTTACTTGGAATTTACCCAAGTTGGGAAGGTTTGGCCAGCCAGCTACTCTTTGCCATTATTGTCTTGATTGTCACTTTCAGACAGGGTGAAAAATAA
- the tatC gene encoding twin-arginine translocase subunit TatC: MDRKELTIVEHLVEFRKRLLAVVICFFLVFCVSLLFADQIYQYVTQSFQQKLIVLGPNDILWIYIRLASLMAFTITLPYTVYHIWSFIKPGLKKEEARAIFAYIPASFLCFLVGLAFGFYFVTPALLQVLLGLGEGLFETQLTAQNYLSFVFQTTLPLALIFELPVIIAFLTSIGLIGPELLITYRRYAYFILLVLAVILTPADFVSDLAMTAPLILLYELSIAISKHIMKRKQKGERNGNLT; encoded by the coding sequence ATGGATAGAAAAGAATTGACAATCGTTGAACATCTGGTAGAATTTAGAAAGAGATTATTGGCAGTAGTCATTTGTTTCTTTTTGGTATTCTGTGTTTCTCTGCTTTTTGCAGACCAGATTTACCAGTATGTGACCCAATCTTTTCAGCAAAAGTTGATTGTTTTAGGGCCAAATGATATTTTATGGATTTACATACGCTTAGCTAGTCTGATGGCCTTTACTATCACCCTACCTTACACGGTGTATCATATTTGGTCTTTCATTAAACCTGGTTTAAAGAAGGAAGAAGCTAGAGCTATTTTTGCCTATATTCCAGCTAGTTTCCTTTGTTTTCTAGTTGGACTGGCTTTTGGTTTTTACTTTGTAACACCAGCCTTACTTCAGGTTTTATTAGGGTTGGGAGAGGGACTGTTTGAAACGCAGTTAACAGCCCAAAATTATCTGTCCTTTGTTTTTCAAACGACCTTGCCCTTGGCCCTGATTTTTGAATTGCCAGTTATCATTGCCTTTTTGACGTCGATTGGACTCATTGGGCCAGAATTATTGATTACTTATCGCCGATATGCCTATTTTATCTTATTGGTACTTGCAGTCATCTTAACACCAGCTGACTTTGTCAGCGATTTGGCAATGACTGCCCCCTTGATTTTACTTTATGAGTTGAGTATTGCTATCAGCAAACACATTATGAAACGCAAGCAGAAAGGAGAGAGAAATGGGAATCTTACGTGA
- the tatA gene encoding twin-arginine translocase TatA/TatE family subunit produces MGILRDIGAPGLIIIVLGALLIFGPKRLPELGESIGKMLSEFKKAVKGAENQDKEE; encoded by the coding sequence ATGGGAATCTTACGTGATATCGGAGCACCAGGATTGATTATTATCGTTTTAGGAGCTCTATTGATTTTTGGACCAAAACGATTGCCTGAACTAGGCGAGTCAATCGGTAAAATGCTATCTGAATTTAAAAAAGCAGTTAAAGGAGCAGAAAATCAAGATAAGGAAGAGTAA
- a CDS encoding 2-C-methyl-D-erythritol 4-phosphate cytidylyltransferase has product MIYAGILAGGTGTRMGISNLPKQFLELGDRPILVHTIEKFVLEPSIEKIVVGVHGDWVSHAEDLVDKYLPLHKDRIIITKGGADRNTSIEKIIEAIDAYRPLTPEDIVVSHDSVRPFITLRMIQDNIKLAQNHDAVDTVVEAVDTIVESTNGQFITDIPNRAHLYQGQTPQTFRCKDFMDLYGSLSAEEKEILTDACKIFVIKGKNVALAKGEYSNLKITTVTDLKIAKSMIEEE; this is encoded by the coding sequence ATGATTTATGCAGGAATTCTTGCCGGTGGAACTGGCACACGTATGGGAATCAGTAACTTGCCAAAACAATTTTTAGAGCTAGGTGATCGACCTATCTTGGTTCATACAATTGAAAAATTTGTCTTGGAACCAAGCATTGAAAAAATTGTAGTTGGGGTTCATGGAGACTGGGTTTCCCATGCAGAGGATCTTGTAGATAAATATCTGCCCCTTCATAAGGATCGTATCATCATTACAAAAGGTGGTGCTGACCGTAATACGAGTATTGAGAAAATCATTGAAGCCATCGATGCTTATCGTCCGCTTACTCCAGAGGATATCGTTGTTTCCCACGATTCTGTTCGTCCATTCATTACGCTTCGCATGATTCAAGACAATATCAAACTTGCTCAAAATCATGACGCAGTGGACACAGTGGTAGAAGCGGTTGATACTATCGTTGAAAGCACTAACGGTCAATTTATTACAGATATTCCAAATCGTGCTCACCTCTATCAAGGACAAACACCTCAAACATTCCGTTGTAAGGACTTCATGGACCTTTACGGTTCTCTCTCTGCCGAAGAGAAAGAAATCTTAACAGATGCATGTAAAATCTTTGTGATCAAAGGAAAAAATGTAGCCTTGGCCAAGGGTGAATATTCAAATCTGAAAATTACTACAGTAACAGATCTGAAGATTGCAAAAAGCATGATTGAGGAAGAGTAA
- a CDS encoding ribitol-5-phosphate dehydrogenase, with protein MINQIYQLTKPKFINVKYQEEAIDQENHILIRPNYMAVCHADQRYYQGKRDPKILNKKLPMAMIHESCGTVISDPTGTYEVGQKVVMIPNQPPMQSDEEFYENYMTGTHFLSSGFDGFMREFVSLPKDRVVAYDAIEDTVAAITEFVSVGMHAMNRLLTLAHSKRDRIAVIGDGSLAFVVANIINYTLPEAEIVVIGRHWEKLELFSFAKECYITDNIPEDLAFDHAFECCGGDGTGPAINDLIRYMRPQGTILMMGVSEYKVNLNTRDALEKGLLLVGSSRSGRIDFENAIQMMEVKKFANRLKNILYLEEPVREIKDIHRVFATDLNTAFKTVFKWEV; from the coding sequence ATGATTAATCAAATTTACCAACTAACAAAGCCTAAGTTTATCAATGTCAAATACCAGGAAGAGGCTATTGATCAAGAGAATCATATCCTCATCCGCCCTAATTATATGGCGGTCTGTCATGCGGATCAGCGTTACTATCAAGGAAAACGTGATCCAAAGATTTTGAATAAAAAACTTCCAATGGCAATGATTCACGAGTCATGTGGAACCGTTATTTCTGACCCAACAGGAACCTATGAAGTTGGTCAAAAAGTTGTCATGATTCCCAATCAGCCTCCTATGCAGAGTGATGAAGAATTCTATGAAAACTACATGACAGGGACCCACTTCTTGTCTAGTGGCTTTGATGGCTTTATGAGAGAATTTGTTTCTCTTCCTAAAGACCGTGTGGTGGCTTATGATGCTATTGAAGATACGGTTGCAGCCATTACAGAGTTTGTCAGTGTTGGTATGCATGCCATGAATCGCTTATTGACCCTTGCTCATAGCAAGCGGGATCGAATCGCCGTTATCGGAGATGGAAGTTTAGCTTTTGTGGTTGCCAATATTATCAACTATACTTTGCCAGAAGCAGAGATTGTGGTTATTGGTCGTCATTGGGAAAAATTGGAACTTTTCTCTTTTGCCAAAGAATGCTATATTACTGACAATATTCCTGAAGATTTGGCCTTTGACCATGCTTTTGAGTGTTGTGGTGGTGATGGTACTGGACCAGCTATTAATGATTTGATTCGCTATATGCGTCCTCAGGGAACGATTCTCATGATGGGAGTTAGCGAATATAAAGTCAATCTCAATACACGCGATGCCTTAGAAAAGGGCTTGCTCTTGGTTGGGTCCTCTCGTTCTGGTCGCATTGATTTTGAAAATGCCATCCAAATGATGGAAGTCAAGAAATTTGCCAATCGTCTTAAAAATATCCTTTATCTAGAAGAACCTGTAAGAGAAATTAAAGATATTCACCGTGTCTTTGCTACCGATTTAAACACAGCCTTTAAAACAGTGTTTAAGTGGGAAGTATAA
- a CDS encoding phosphotransferase family protein has product MEKIIKEKIFSLLSQEEEVLSVEQLGGMTNQNYLAKTTNKQYIVKFFGKGTEKLINRQDEKYNLELLKDLDLDVKNYLFDIEAGIKVNEYIESAITLDSTSIKTKFDKIAPILQTIHASGKELRGEFAPFEEIKKYESLIDEKIPYANYEAVREEVFSLEKRLAALGVDRKSCHIDLVPENFIESPQGRLYLIDWEYSSMNDPMWDLAALFLESEFTRQEEEAFLSHYESEQTPVSREKIAIYKILQDAIWSLWTVYKEEQGADFGDYGVSRYQRAVKGLANYGGSDEK; this is encoded by the coding sequence GTGGAGAAAATCATTAAAGAAAAAATTTTTTCCTTACTTAGTCAAGAAGAGGAAGTCCTCAGTGTTGAACAACTGGGGGGAATGACCAATCAAAACTATTTGGCCAAAACAACAAATAAGCAATACATTGTTAAATTCTTTGGTAAAGGGACAGAAAAACTGATTAATCGTCAAGATGAAAAGTACAATCTTGAACTACTAAAAGATTTAGATTTAGATGTAAAAAATTATCTTTTTGATATTGAAGCTGGTATCAAAGTAAATGAGTATATCGAATCTGCTATTACACTTGATTCAACGTCAATCAAGACAAAGTTCGATAAAATTGCTCCAATTTTACAAACCATTCATGCTTCTGGTAAGGAATTAAGGGGAGAATTTGCTCCTTTTGAAGAAATCAAAAAATACGAATCTTTGATTGACGAAAAAATCCCTTATGCTAACTATGAAGCAGTTAGAGAAGAAGTCTTCTCCTTAGAGAAAAGACTGGCTGCCTTAGGTGTTGACAGAAAATCTTGTCATATCGATTTGGTGCCTGAAAACTTTATAGAATCACCTCAAGGACGACTTTATCTGATTGACTGGGAATATTCATCAATGAACGATCCAATGTGGGATTTGGCCGCCCTCTTTTTAGAGTCTGAATTCACTCGTCAAGAGGAAGAAGCCTTCTTATCTCACTATGAGAGTGAGCAAACACCTGTCTCTCGTGAAAAGATTGCCATTTATAAAATTTTACAAGATGCTATTTGGAGTTTATGGACAGTCTACAAAGAAGAGCAAGGTGCAGATTTTGGTGACTATGGTGTGAGTCGTTACCAAAGAGCTGTTAAAGGTCTGGCTAATTATGGAGGTTCTGATGAAAAATAA